The genomic stretch CGAGTCGAATTCGGACGGGAAGTCCTTCTCCAGGCTCGACGCGTATGCGAGCGTCACACCTTTCGAATCGTCGATCACCTGGGCGATCATGTGGCGATTCGAACGGGAAACCGCGAGCCGCGGACGTTCGGGGGTGCCAGCAATACGCTTGCGTAGACGCTGGTGGCGGCGCTTGCGCGCTGCAAACTTTGCCTTGGTAGCCATTACTTACCAGCCTTTCCAGCCTTACGGCGCACGTGTTCACCCGCGTACCGGATGCCCTTACCCTTGTAAGGTTCTGGCTTGCGGAGCTTTCGGATGCTTGCGGCGGTTTCGCCGACCTGCTGCTTGTCGATACCGGACACGGAGAACTTGGTGGGGCCATCGACCGCGAAGGTGATACCTTCCGGGGCTTTCACCGTGATCGTGTGCGAGTAGCCGAGCGAGAACTCGAGGTCCGTGCCCTTAGCCAGTACACGATATCCCGTGCCGTTAATTTCGAGGTCTTTCTTGTAACCCTCGGTGACGCCGACGATGTTGTTGTAGATCAGCGTGCGGGTCAGCCCGTGCAACGAACGCGACTCGCGTTCTTCGTTGGGGCGCTTGACCAGGATCTGTTCGCCGTCGAGTTCAACAGTGATCGGGCTTGGCACCGAGTGGCTCAGTTCGCCCTTCGGGCCCTTGACGACGACGGTATCGCCGTCGATCTTGACCTCAACACCAGCCGGAATCGCAATCGGGAGCTTTCCAATACGAGACATTGTTTAAACTCCTTTCGCTTACCAGACGTAGGCGAGGACTTCCCCACCTACACCCTTGTCCTTAGCTTCCTTATCGGTGAGCAGGCCCGACGACGTGGACAGAATAGCCACGCCAAGGCCGCCAAGCACCTGGGGAAGGTTGGTGGACTTTGCGTACACGCGAAGTCCCGGCTTCGAGATACGGCGCAAACCAGCGAGCGAACGCTCACGGTTCGGACCGTACTTCAGTTTGAGGGTAAGGGTCTTACCCACTTTCGCTTCTTCGACGTCGAATCCGTCGATGTATCCCTCACGCTTAAGGATGTCAGCAATGGATGCTTTCATCTTCGAGTACGGCATATCTACCGTCTCGTGAAACGCCGAGTTGGCGTTGCGCAGACGCGTGAGCATGTCTGCAATTGGGTCTGTCATAGACATCGGGCCTCAGCCCTTCCTCGTCGTGGTTTCCTCCGCGGACCTTCGACGTAGTTTCTTACCAGCTTGCCTTCTTAACGCCTGGGAGTTCACCCGCAAGGGCCATCTCGCGCAGGCAGATTCGGCACAGGCCGAACTTGCGATATACGGAATGCGGACGACCGCAGCGCTGGCAGCGCGTGTATGCGCGCACCGCGTACTTCGGCTTGCGTGCCGCCTTTTGCTTCAGAGCAGTCTTTGCCATTGTCAGTTCTCCTTGAACGGGAAACCGAGATGCTTGAGCAGAGCTCGCCCCTCGTCGTCGGTCTTCGCAGTGGTGACCACGGTGATATCCATACCACGGACGCGATCCATCTTGTCCATGTCGATCTCGTGGAACACTGTTTGCTCGGTCAGGCCGAACGTGTAGTTGCCATTGCCGTCAAACTGCTTCGGGCTCAGTCCGCGGAAATCGCGGATGCGCGGCAGGGCTGTCGACAGTAGGCGGTCGAGGAACTCCCACATGCGATCACCACGCAGCGTGACGTGGCAGCCGATCGGCTGGCCCTCGCGTAGCTTGAATTGGGCGATCGACTTGCGGGCCTTCGTCACCTGCGGCTTTTGGCCGGTGATTGCCGTGATATCAGCAATTGCGCCGTCGAGAATCTTCGAGTCGCGTGCGGCTTCGCCCACGCCCATGTTGACGACGATCTTGTCTAGACCACCGACGGTGTGCACATTAGCGTGGTTGAATTCTTCGCGCAGCGCCGGGAGGATCTCCTCGCGGTACTTGATCTTCAGACGAGGCTGAGTCACAGTTCGATCTCCTTCCCGCCACGGCGACCAACACGTTCGCGCATGATCTTCTTACGGCCGTTGCGCTCCACTTCAACTTCCCGGAAGCCAACACGAACCGGCTTCTTATCCGGGCCCACGAGCATCACGTTGGACACGTGGATGGGGGCTTCAACGGTTTCAATTCCGCCGGTGACTGCGCCACGATCGGTGCGGCCTACACGGGTATGCTTCTTGACTCGCTGCACGCCTTCAACGATCACACGATCCTTGGCGGTGTCGACAGCCAGGACGCGGCCCTGCAGGCCCTTATCGCGGCCAGCAATGACCTGGACCAGGTCGCCTTTCTTAATCTTCGCCATTAGATCACCTCCGGTGCGAGCGAAACGATACGCATGAACTGCTTGTCGCGTAGTTCACGAGCAACGGGCCCGAAAATACGGGTACCGCGCGGCTCGCTATCGTTCTTCAGAATGACAGCTGCGTTTTCATCAAACTTGATGTACGAGCCGTCAGGACGGCGCGTACTCTTCTTTGCGCGGACGATGACTGCCTTAACAACATCGCCCTTCTTTACACTTCCGCCAGGGCTTGCGTCCTTGACGGTGGCGACGATGACGTCGCCAATTCCGGCGTAGCGCCGGCCTGAACCGCCGAGCACGGAAATGCACAAGATTTCCTTGGCACCCGTGTTGTCGGCGACTTTAAGCCGCGACTCCTGCTGGATCATTTACATATCTCCTGTCGTCGTGCCGGTTCTCATTGCTGAGCCTTGCCGAACGGATGGGTTGTCTTCCTCGGGGCGTACCCCAAGAATCACTTGGCCTTCTCGATTACCTCGACCACGCGGAAATGCTTGGTCGCGGAAAGCGGTCGGGTTTCCATGATGCGAACGAGATCGCCAACGCGAACCTCGTTAGTTTCGTCGTGAGCCTTGAACCGCTTGCTGCGGGTCATCACCTTACCGTACAGGCCGTGCTTGCGGCGGTCTTCGACCTCAACCACGACGGTCTTGTCCATTTTGTCACTGACGACGTAGCCGGTGCGAACCTTGCGGTTTCCACGCTTGGGGGCCTCCGGCGTCGTCTTCGTTTCCTCGCTCATTAGCGACCTCACTTCTTCTTAGCCGTCGGGGCGGTACGGATTCCGAGTTCACGTTCCCGTGCCACGGTGTAGATGCGTGCAATGTTGCGCCGCACCTCTTTGAGCCTGCCGGAATCTTCCAGACGATGGGTCACAGCGGAGAAGCGAAGGTTGAACAGTTCTTCCTTCGACTCCTTCAGGAGCTCTGCCAGCTCGGCATCGGTGAGCTTATCCAGCTCGTCGGCGGTCATGCCCTTAGCCATTATTCACCATCCTCACGGGAGATAAAACGTGTCTTCATCGGGAGCTTGTGCTGGGCGCGGGAAAGCGCCTCACGGGCCAGCCCCTCGTCGACGCCGGCCAGTTCGAACAGAACTCGGCCAGGCTTAACATTTGCGACCCACCATTCGACCGAGCCCTTACCGGACCCCATACGGGTTTCGGCAGGCTTCTTCGTGAGCGGACGGTCCGGGAAAATGTTGATCCAGACCTTGCCACCACGCTTGACGTGGCGGGTCATTGCGATACGTGCAGCTTCAATCTGGCGGTTGGTAACGTAGGCCGGCTCAAGAGCCTGGATACCGTACTCACCGAAAGCCAGGTTGTTGCCGCCCTTGGACATGCCCTTACGGTTTGGGCGATGCTGTTTGCGGTGCTTTGTCCGGCGGGGAATGAGCATGCTCAGGCCTCCGTTTCCTGGGTAGCTGGCGCAGCCGGTTCAGCCTGTGCGGCCGGGGCGGCTGGCGCCTGGGTTGCGGCCTGCTTGGCCTGCTGATTCTGACGTCCACGGCGGTCACCACCGCGACCACCGCGACCACGGCGTTCGCCGCCACGGCCACCGCGACCACGCGGAGCTTCGGTCAGCGAACGGTAGTATTCGGCGTCGGTGATGTCTCCACGGTAGATCCACACCTTGACGCCAAGACGGCCGAACGTGGTGCGGGCCTCGTAGAAGCCGTAGTCAATGTTTGCACGAAGGGTGTGCAGCGGCACGCGGCCCTCGTGGTAGAACTCGGAACGCGACATTTCTGCGCCACCGAGGCGGCCAGAGACCTGCACGCGAATACCCTTGGCGCCTGCGCGCTGCGCGGACTGGATGCCCTTACGCATGGCGCGGCGGAAAGACACACGCGAAGCAAGCTGCTCGGCGATACCCTGGGCAACAAGCTGGGCGTCAGCTTCA from Trueperella bialowiezensis encodes the following:
- the rplR gene encoding 50S ribosomal protein L18 gives rise to the protein MATKAKFAARKRRHQRLRKRIAGTPERPRLAVSRSNRHMIAQVIDDSKGVTLAYASSLEKDFPSEFDSKVAAAHEVGLRIGKRAVDAGISAVVFDRAGNKYHGRVAAVADGAREAGLTL
- the rplF gene encoding 50S ribosomal protein L6, which gives rise to MSRIGKLPIAIPAGVEVKIDGDTVVVKGPKGELSHSVPSPITVELDGEQILVKRPNEERESRSLHGLTRTLIYNNIVGVTEGYKKDLEINGTGYRVLAKGTDLEFSLGYSHTITVKAPEGITFAVDGPTKFSVSGIDKQQVGETAASIRKLRKPEPYKGKGIRYAGEHVRRKAGKAGK
- the rpsH gene encoding 30S ribosomal protein S8, translating into MSMTDPIADMLTRLRNANSAFHETVDMPYSKMKASIADILKREGYIDGFDVEEAKVGKTLTLKLKYGPNRERSLAGLRRISKPGLRVYAKSTNLPQVLGGLGVAILSTSSGLLTDKEAKDKGVGGEVLAYVW
- a CDS encoding type Z 30S ribosomal protein S14 gives rise to the protein MAKTALKQKAARKPKYAVRAYTRCQRCGRPHSVYRKFGLCRICLREMALAGELPGVKKASW
- the rplE gene encoding 50S ribosomal protein L5, which translates into the protein MTQPRLKIKYREEILPALREEFNHANVHTVGGLDKIVVNMGVGEAARDSKILDGAIADITAITGQKPQVTKARKSIAQFKLREGQPIGCHVTLRGDRMWEFLDRLLSTALPRIRDFRGLSPKQFDGNGNYTFGLTEQTVFHEIDMDKMDRVRGMDITVVTTAKTDDEGRALLKHLGFPFKEN
- the rplX gene encoding 50S ribosomal protein L24, which gives rise to MAKIKKGDLVQVIAGRDKGLQGRVLAVDTAKDRVIVEGVQRVKKHTRVGRTDRGAVTGGIETVEAPIHVSNVMLVGPDKKPVRVGFREVEVERNGRKKIMRERVGRRGGKEIEL
- the rplN gene encoding 50S ribosomal protein L14 — translated: MIQQESRLKVADNTGAKEILCISVLGGSGRRYAGIGDVIVATVKDASPGGSVKKGDVVKAVIVRAKKSTRRPDGSYIKFDENAAVILKNDSEPRGTRIFGPVARELRDKQFMRIVSLAPEVI
- the rpsQ gene encoding 30S ribosomal protein S17 — its product is MSEETKTTPEAPKRGNRKVRTGYVVSDKMDKTVVVEVEDRRKHGLYGKVMTRSKRFKAHDETNEVRVGDLVRIMETRPLSATKHFRVVEVIEKAK
- the rpmC gene encoding 50S ribosomal protein L29 is translated as MAKGMTADELDKLTDAELAELLKESKEELFNLRFSAVTHRLEDSGRLKEVRRNIARIYTVARERELGIRTAPTAKKK
- the rplP gene encoding 50S ribosomal protein L16, which translates into the protein MLIPRRTKHRKQHRPNRKGMSKGGNNLAFGEYGIQALEPAYVTNRQIEAARIAMTRHVKRGGKVWINIFPDRPLTKKPAETRMGSGKGSVEWWVANVKPGRVLFELAGVDEGLAREALSRAQHKLPMKTRFISREDGE
- the rpsC gene encoding 30S ribosomal protein S3, with amino-acid sequence MGQKVNPIGFRLGITTEHRSKWFTDSTKKGQTYADYIGEDIKIRDMLRKNLERAGISRVNIERSSERVIVDIYTARPGIVIGRRGVEADRVRQDLEKLTGKAIQLNVLNVQNPEADAQLVAQGIAEQLASRVSFRRAMRKGIQSAQRAGAKGIRVQVSGRLGGAEMSRSEFYHEGRVPLHTLRANIDYGFYEARTTFGRLGVKVWIYRGDITDAEYYRSLTEAPRGRGGRGGERRGRGGRGGDRRGRQNQQAKQAATQAPAAPAAQAEPAAPATQETEA